In Rana temporaria chromosome 3, aRanTem1.1, whole genome shotgun sequence, a single window of DNA contains:
- the SMIM3 gene encoding small integral membrane protein 3 — MTDLVTPSPAEIPKHILEIWVIILLILATILVMTSLLLFPAAAVIIYRVRTHPIQNRQ, encoded by the coding sequence ATGACAGATCTCGTGACTCCATCCCCAGCAGAGATCCCTAAACACATACTGGAAATTTGGGTCATCATACTCCTTATTCTAGCCACCATCTTGGTGATGACATCATTGCTTCTCTTCCCGGCTGCAGCCGTCATTATCTACAGAGTACGGACTCATCCCATCCAAAACAGGCAATAG